A window from Cryptomeria japonica chromosome 1, Sugi_1.0, whole genome shotgun sequence encodes these proteins:
- the LOC131042459 gene encoding temperature-induced lipocalin-1 has product MASKGALEVVKGLNLERYMGRWYEIASIPSRFQPKDGVNTQATYTLNPDNTVHVLNETWSNGKRGSIEGSAYKVDLQSDEAKLKVKFYVPPFLPLFPVLGDYWVMAIDEDYRWAMVGQPSRKSLWILSREPELDEEIYNQLLDKAREQGYNVDLLHKTTHTQIPEEETPQDKGVWWFKALLGK; this is encoded by the exons atggcGAGCAAAGGCGCTTTGGAAGTAGTAAAGGGGTTAAATCTGGAAAGGTACATGGGGCGCTGGTACGAGATCGCCTCCATTCCGTCACGCTTTCAGCCCAAGGATGGTGTGAATACACAGGCAACATATACCCTTAACCCAGACAATACTGTCCATGTCCTCAACGAGACATGGAGCAATGGGAAGAGGGGTTCCATCGAGGGCAGTGCGTATAAGGTTGATCTGCAGAGTGATGAGGCCAAACTCAAGGTCAAGTTCTATGTGCCGCCATTTTTGCCCCTTTTTCCTGTTCTTGGTGACTACTGGGTCATGGCCATTGATGAAGACTACCGCTGGGCTATGGTCGGACAGCCCTCTCGGAAGTCTCTGTGG ATATTGAGCAGAGAGCCTGAGCTGGATGAAGAGATTTATAATCAGCTGCTGGATAAGGCCCGAGAGCAGGGGTACAATGTGGACCTTCTGCACAAGACGACTCACACCCAGATTCCTGAAGAGGAAACACCCCAGGATAAAGGCGTTTGGTGGTTCAAAGCTCTCCTTGGGAAGTAG